Proteins encoded together in one Candidatus Xianfuyuplasma coldseepsis window:
- a CDS encoding DUF3899 domain-containing protein gives MKLGRFIIILVLLVLVFLLVHYIVFIRGFSKEFGDVDALSNSLFIVGVLGFFPGLMAHLNTGQFFYGFQYSFRSVVSGDFKKRFPSLSDYIMYKKRDVRDTVYLEIMIAAALLIVASIYFAMQWDYPS, from the coding sequence ATGAAACTCGGTCGTTTTATCATTATTCTTGTACTCCTGGTACTCGTCTTCCTATTGGTTCATTACATCGTCTTTATCCGTGGATTTAGCAAAGAGTTTGGTGATGTTGATGCATTATCGAATTCACTGTTCATTGTCGGTGTGCTTGGGTTCTTCCCAGGACTGATGGCGCACCTCAATACGGGACAGTTCTTCTATGGCTTCCAATACTCATTCCGATCAGTTGTAAGCGGAGATTTTAAGAAACGCTTTCCCAGTTTGAGTGATTATATAATGTACAAAAAAAGGGATGTGCGAGATACCGTATACTTAGAAATTATGATTGCGGCTGCCCTGCTCATTGTTGCATCGATTTACTTTGCGATGCAATGGGATTATCCATCATGA
- the rlmB gene encoding 23S rRNA (guanosine(2251)-2'-O)-methyltransferase RlmB — protein sequence MATIITGKNTIMEAIRVGRTVYEIYIQDHTNREILKLARENNIPFTFMNKQTINETLPPNHQGVGAKIEDYTYLTLEEALAKPKNQKVFVMLDGLEDPHNLGAILRSADAFNVDGIIIPKKRSVQLTTAVAKVSTGAIEHVDVISVTNLHQTILTLKENGFWVVGTDMNTNETIHDIQVETDLCIVIGSEGRGMSRLIRDHCDYIVKIPMNGHVNSLNASVSAALVLYEVFRRKGE from the coding sequence ATGGCAACGATTATTACTGGTAAAAACACCATTATGGAAGCGATTCGTGTCGGACGAACCGTTTATGAAATCTACATTCAAGATCATACCAATCGGGAGATCTTGAAACTTGCTCGTGAAAACAATATTCCATTTACGTTCATGAATAAACAAACGATTAATGAAACATTGCCACCGAATCATCAAGGTGTAGGTGCTAAAATTGAGGATTATACCTATCTTACATTGGAAGAGGCTTTGGCAAAACCGAAGAATCAGAAAGTGTTTGTGATGTTGGATGGTCTTGAAGATCCCCATAATTTAGGAGCGATTTTGCGGAGTGCAGATGCCTTTAATGTCGACGGAATTATTATTCCTAAAAAGCGGTCGGTACAGTTGACCACTGCAGTCGCTAAAGTGTCAACAGGAGCTATAGAACATGTCGATGTTATCTCGGTTACCAACCTGCATCAGACCATCTTAACATTGAAAGAAAACGGCTTCTGGGTTGTCGGTACTGACATGAATACAAACGAGACAATTCACGACATTCAAGTCGAGACCGATCTCTGTATCGTGATTGGTAGTGAAGGCCGGGGAATGAGCCGCTTGATTCGGGATCATTGCGACTATATTGTTAAGATTCCAATGAATGGTCACGTGAACAGTTTAAACGCTAGCGTTAGTGCTGCGCTGGTTTTGTATGAGGTGTTTCGAAGAAAGGGTGAGTAA
- a CDS encoding L-serine ammonia-lyase, iron-sulfur-dependent, subunit alpha: MDTYTAKRILDGNMTKTIGCTDIGIVGYIASIGAYLLRNKTIKSVDLIMSDELYKNSVNVGVPGLRKSGLNKALALGILLKNPNKQLSVFESVTHDDIDQIEALLDRIDVSITHRKFDDTVLYEELYITSVEGDHVRIVIKDFYDNVVRVTRNGEVLKEFEKDALIGRVNKYRIHNYDEILDFVEAGDFDDLEELFRIATEQYNSAREEITKEGGNYLVEDLPEAQKTCLYDLSNFLRKHITVPSRKRMQGDIYTVYGVAGSGNLGIGTLVTPLFLSDAFNLNEYETKQVIVLSFLTSVYVKQEMSVVTVLCGTGHATGCSSAATTTYVKGGSREQIKQSINMYLASSMGVVCDGAKVSCTYKVSFAAMNGMIAGKTVLDHPNTCDGIGLNRLSVDETIRNVGILNNDILSNANKGIIDLI; this comes from the coding sequence TTGGATACCTATACCGCAAAGCGTATATTGGATGGAAATATGACAAAAACAATTGGTTGTACCGATATCGGTATCGTTGGTTATATAGCCTCCATTGGTGCGTATTTATTACGGAATAAAACAATTAAATCAGTCGACTTAATCATGAGCGATGAACTGTACAAAAACAGTGTCAATGTTGGGGTTCCCGGATTACGTAAGAGTGGTCTTAATAAAGCCTTAGCACTTGGAATCCTATTAAAAAACCCCAACAAGCAACTCAGCGTTTTTGAAAGTGTCACCCATGATGATATCGATCAAATAGAAGCGTTATTGGATCGCATTGATGTCTCGATAACTCATCGCAAGTTCGATGATACGGTTCTATACGAAGAACTATACATCACCTCTGTCGAAGGGGATCATGTTCGAATTGTCATCAAGGATTTTTACGACAATGTGGTACGTGTTACCCGGAATGGTGAAGTATTAAAAGAGTTCGAAAAGGATGCCTTGATTGGACGTGTCAACAAATATCGAATCCATAATTACGATGAGATACTAGACTTCGTCGAAGCCGGTGATTTTGACGATTTGGAAGAATTGTTTCGTATTGCCACAGAACAATACAACTCCGCTCGGGAAGAAATTACCAAAGAAGGTGGCAATTACCTTGTCGAGGACTTGCCAGAAGCTCAAAAAACGTGTTTATATGACCTTTCCAACTTCTTGCGTAAACACATTACAGTACCCTCACGAAAACGAATGCAAGGGGATATTTACACCGTATATGGTGTTGCTGGCTCAGGTAACCTTGGGATTGGTACATTGGTTACGCCGTTATTTCTCAGTGATGCCTTCAACCTGAACGAATATGAAACCAAGCAAGTCATCGTATTATCATTCCTAACAAGTGTCTATGTTAAACAGGAAATGAGCGTTGTTACGGTATTATGTGGTACCGGACACGCAACCGGATGTAGTAGTGCCGCAACCACCACTTATGTGAAAGGTGGATCACGTGAACAAATCAAACAGTCGATCAATATGTATCTCGCCAGTTCGATGGGTGTCGTCTGTGACGGAGCCAAAGTATCTTGTACGTATAAAGTATCCTTTGCAGCCATGAACGGAATGATTGCTGGAAAAACCGTCCTGGACCATCCCAATACCTGTGATGGTATTGGATTAAACCGGCTCAGTGTCGATGAAACAATCCGGAATGTCGGTATTCTAAACAACGATATTTTAAGCAATGCAAACAAGGGAATTATCGATTTAATTTAG
- a CDS encoding ABC transporter permease, with product MAKQDFPKDYFTLVNEDDKKISDIELKTKQLSYFQDAMVRFGRNKYNVIATIILATMILLSIIVPILTPEELYSETNSTLDLLPPRVPILSDMGIFDGTKFYKNITVDRDTIRETTGLGVPNELEFNEDFIDMSTLDNYIIIGSEIHPDYVGGTVEMGIDAGYYSVAAADRAYITLSSNETIYVDVNEISGGTLEIYMVLKKENGATEEISYVDIVTEETVEYVGMITDYIGDVKVTWDNTDLIRKIGEVDTAGVTTIDVSQGAYGLFAVRFVSNDPAGSNDKYISLNSIYTEYDNGVDDPVLFREYTGYTLANFQQVSVSDETEQGTYLRKNAERLVASFVYDAYSALFDDVYQQIGGKEYDRILSENPGMEDSIKINPNDDNAWTFDDGYPITRVLEYIENDRVFNIYGDDGVTIIGTETRTIRDYKVMMDGQYALGFDEIPYFLFGTDVGGKDLFSLIWLGLRTSLLLGFLAALTNIFFGIIWGSISGYYGGQIDILMERFTDIWGSFPQITMISIITVIIGPGFLALYIFMVYDGWIGAAKITRLQFYRYRGREYVLAARTMGATDRRIIFKHILPNALGTIVTRVILSIPAVIFLEVNLSYLGFGIGNGQKLSIGPIELTGTSIGVILNDGQTQILAGNLWLIIYPTIIVSILMITFNMFGNALRDALNPQLRGSN from the coding sequence ATGGCTAAACAAGACTTTCCAAAAGACTATTTTACATTAGTCAATGAAGATGATAAAAAGATTAGCGACATTGAATTGAAGACCAAACAATTGTCTTATTTCCAAGATGCAATGGTTCGTTTCGGTCGAAACAAATACAATGTTATTGCAACCATCATTTTAGCTACAATGATTTTACTATCCATTATTGTTCCGATTTTAACCCCGGAAGAATTGTATAGTGAAACCAACTCTACGTTGGACTTATTACCACCACGTGTACCAATCTTATCTGACATGGGTATTTTTGATGGTACAAAATTCTATAAAAATATTACCGTAGATCGCGATACTATTAGAGAAACAACGGGTCTAGGTGTGCCAAATGAACTCGAGTTTAATGAAGATTTTATTGACATGTCTACACTTGATAATTACATTATCATTGGCTCTGAAATTCATCCTGATTACGTTGGTGGGACCGTTGAAATGGGTATTGACGCTGGTTATTACTCTGTTGCGGCTGCCGATCGCGCATACATTACACTTAGTTCGAACGAGACCATCTACGTTGATGTTAATGAAATTTCCGGCGGAACTTTAGAAATTTATATGGTTCTTAAAAAAGAAAATGGGGCAACAGAAGAAATCTCTTATGTTGATATCGTCACCGAAGAAACCGTCGAGTATGTGGGTATGATTACCGACTATATTGGTGATGTAAAAGTCACATGGGACAATACAGACCTCATTAGAAAAATCGGTGAAGTAGACACTGCAGGCGTCACCACAATTGATGTCAGTCAAGGTGCTTACGGATTGTTTGCAGTTCGTTTTGTGTCGAATGATCCCGCAGGCAGTAACGACAAGTATATTTCATTGAATTCGATTTATACAGAATACGATAATGGTGTTGATGATCCAGTGTTGTTCCGTGAATATACGGGATATACATTAGCCAATTTTCAACAAGTTTCAGTAAGTGATGAAACCGAACAAGGTACGTATCTTCGTAAAAATGCAGAACGCTTAGTAGCAAGTTTTGTATACGATGCATATTCAGCCTTATTTGACGATGTCTATCAGCAAATCGGAGGAAAAGAATACGACCGTATTCTATCCGAAAATCCTGGTATGGAAGACAGCATCAAAATTAATCCAAACGATGATAACGCTTGGACATTTGATGATGGGTATCCAATTACTAGAGTATTAGAGTACATTGAAAATGATCGTGTATTTAACATTTATGGTGATGACGGTGTAACCATCATCGGAACCGAAACAAGAACCATTCGTGACTATAAAGTTATGATGGACGGACAGTATGCCCTTGGATTTGATGAAATCCCATACTTCCTCTTTGGTACTGATGTTGGTGGAAAAGACCTATTCAGTTTAATTTGGTTGGGTCTACGAACATCATTATTACTTGGATTCTTGGCAGCACTAACCAACATATTCTTCGGAATTATTTGGGGATCCATATCTGGATACTATGGTGGCCAAATCGATATCTTGATGGAACGGTTTACCGATATTTGGGGAAGTTTCCCACAAATTACGATGATTTCGATCATCACGGTTATCATCGGTCCTGGATTCCTCGCGCTGTATATCTTCATGGTATACGATGGTTGGATCGGGGCTGCGAAAATCACCCGTCTTCAATTCTATCGTTATCGTGGACGTGAATACGTACTCGCAGCGAGAACAATGGGTGCAACCGACCGTCGGATTATCTTTAAACACATTTTACCAAATGCTCTTGGAACGATTGTTACTCGTGTTATCTTGAGTATCCCAGCAGTTATCTTCTTAGAAGTTAACTTGTCATACTTAGGATTTGGGATCGGGAATGGACAAAAATTGTCGATTGGTCCTATCGAGTTAACAGGTACATCGATTGGGGTTATCCTAAATGATGGACAAACTCAAATCTTGGCCGGTAACTTGTGGCTCATCATCTATCCAACGATCATTGTATCGATTTTGATGATTACATTTAACATGTTTGGGAACGCGTTGCGCGACGCACTCAACCCACAATTGCGAGGTAGTAACTAA
- a CDS encoding ABC transporter permease, which yields MRNYIIQRVIWIFIILFSTLTITFVLLKTAPEYPPAKVEERDVWLERQVYDGYYTREYYTDSDEDLEIVESIKVEYEDELNRTVFILNPINDSTTTKVFYRVPTVIQYQQWLKNVITEWDWGYSTKIRANTPAFDIIAERIPLTLSLNILILVFYIPLGFTFGIIAALKKDTLIDNLMQIFIIFFLSLPALVFILLLIILFSYQLDNFLPSLFPIIARSDFWALARGYVIPVVAAGLPAVAGFTRMLRAELSEVLTSEFVLLAKTKGLSHQQAVLRHAIRNSLVPMIPIIIGSFARLLSGSFILERVYAIPGVGSVTLRALTKGAYDYNVLMSSSAFYSVIALFAVLIVDLSYGIIDPRIRMGAKR from the coding sequence ATGAGAAATTACATTATTCAGCGGGTGATCTGGATTTTCATTATTCTCTTTTCAACATTGACAATTACCTTTGTCTTGTTGAAAACAGCACCAGAATATCCACCTGCCAAAGTTGAGGAACGGGACGTTTGGCTTGAACGACAAGTCTATGATGGCTATTACACAAGGGAGTATTACACTGATAGCGATGAAGATCTTGAAATCGTCGAATCAATCAAAGTCGAGTATGAAGACGAACTAAATCGTACGGTATTTATACTTAACCCAATTAATGATTCAACGACAACCAAAGTGTTTTATCGAGTACCAACAGTTATTCAGTATCAACAATGGTTAAAAAACGTTATTACTGAATGGGATTGGGGATATTCAACGAAGATTCGAGCAAATACACCAGCATTTGATATTATTGCTGAGCGAATTCCTCTTACACTTTCGTTAAATATCTTAATTTTGGTATTTTATATTCCACTTGGATTTACTTTTGGTATTATTGCAGCGCTTAAAAAAGATACATTGATTGATAACTTGATGCAGATTTTTATTATCTTTTTCCTATCATTACCAGCGCTGGTTTTTATCTTATTGCTGATAATTCTATTTAGTTACCAATTAGATAATTTCTTACCATCGCTATTTCCGATCATTGCTCGGTCTGATTTTTGGGCTCTAGCTCGTGGTTACGTCATCCCTGTTGTGGCTGCTGGTTTACCAGCCGTTGCTGGATTTACACGGATGTTACGTGCGGAGTTATCGGAAGTATTAACGAGTGAATTTGTCTTATTGGCAAAAACCAAAGGGTTAAGTCATCAACAAGCGGTATTGCGTCATGCTATCCGTAATTCACTTGTTCCAATGATACCGATTATTATCGGGTCTTTTGCACGGTTACTTAGTGGATCGTTTATCTTAGAACGAGTCTACGCCATTCCTGGTGTTGGTTCCGTTACCTTACGGGCACTAACAAAAGGAGCTTATGATTATAACGTTTTGATGAGTTCAAGTGCATTTTATAGTGTTATCGCACTATTTGCTGTGCTGATTGTTGACTTGTCCTACGGAATTATTGATCCACGGATCAGAATGGGGGCGAAACGATAA
- a CDS encoding oligopeptide/dipeptide ABC transporter ATP-binding protein: protein MNKEKVLEVKNLSVSFRTPNGLVRAVRDVTFDLYKGETLAIVGESGSGKSVTNRAIMGILARNAIIDGGEILYNNQDLTKLSEANFHKIRGNKIGMIFQDPLSSLNPTMRIGKQITEAMLVNGNRVRNKELDLYHTEYHDYLNLIEEIRILKQEIKDFAYEINVNDDLSKEEKKEQIKELKADRKARIADLKAEVPGLKKVYQDKKKEAEAIVKKEYDEIRASGQAKVKETQERVAKELEVIKAEYAKVLAETTERVTKELEALAAEQKDALDSKTAELQALKDKKAEYAEAHEFKAAFKAKKQELKALKKDQKDAYKAKQHEITAVKEDYKAQLKAKSNEVDDAKEELRRQFKVTKKEAFERAIEIMTEVGIPEAEKRFYQYPFQFSGGMRQRIVIATALTANPELLICDEPTTALDVTIQQQILNLIKEIKTERDLSVIFITHDLGVVANMASRVAVMYAGKIVEYGTSEEIFYNPQHPYTWALLSSVPDLDTTDRLISIPGTPPDMLFPPVGDAFADRNHYALKIDFLEQPPYFKVSDTHYAATWLLHPDAPKVEMPKVIRERVAKYNQRVGKKEVSK, encoded by the coding sequence ATGAATAAAGAAAAAGTATTAGAAGTTAAGAACTTAAGTGTTTCGTTCCGGACTCCAAATGGATTGGTTCGCGCCGTTCGTGACGTTACCTTTGACCTTTACAAAGGGGAAACACTTGCCATCGTTGGTGAGTCTGGTAGTGGGAAATCTGTTACCAATCGTGCCATCATGGGAATACTCGCTCGTAACGCCATCATTGATGGAGGAGAAATTTTATACAACAACCAAGACTTAACAAAATTATCCGAAGCCAACTTCCATAAAATCCGAGGGAACAAAATTGGGATGATCTTCCAAGATCCACTCTCTAGTTTGAACCCGACGATGCGTATCGGGAAACAAATTACCGAAGCGATGCTTGTTAACGGGAACCGCGTCCGTAACAAAGAGTTGGATTTGTATCATACAGAGTATCATGATTATTTGAACTTGATCGAAGAAATTCGAATCTTGAAACAAGAAATCAAAGACTTTGCCTATGAAATCAATGTCAATGATGACTTGTCAAAAGAGGAGAAAAAGGAACAAATCAAAGAACTGAAAGCCGATCGTAAAGCTCGTATTGCTGACTTAAAAGCAGAAGTTCCTGGTTTAAAGAAAGTCTATCAAGACAAGAAAAAGGAAGCGGAAGCCATCGTTAAAAAAGAATACGATGAAATCAGAGCAAGCGGTCAAGCTAAAGTCAAAGAAACGCAAGAACGTGTTGCGAAAGAACTAGAAGTCATTAAAGCCGAATATGCCAAAGTGCTCGCAGAAACAACGGAACGTGTAACCAAAGAACTTGAAGCGCTAGCTGCTGAACAAAAAGATGCACTTGACAGTAAAACGGCTGAGCTTCAAGCCTTGAAAGACAAAAAAGCCGAATATGCCGAAGCACACGAGTTCAAAGCTGCTTTCAAAGCGAAAAAACAAGAGCTTAAAGCGCTTAAGAAAGATCAAAAAGACGCGTATAAAGCAAAACAACATGAAATTACTGCTGTGAAAGAAGACTACAAAGCTCAACTCAAAGCAAAATCCAATGAAGTAGATGATGCTAAAGAAGAGTTGCGTCGTCAGTTTAAAGTAACGAAAAAAGAAGCCTTTGAACGGGCAATTGAAATCATGACTGAAGTTGGTATTCCTGAAGCGGAAAAACGCTTCTACCAATACCCCTTCCAATTCTCTGGAGGTATGCGACAACGGATCGTTATCGCTACTGCGTTAACCGCGAATCCTGAGTTATTGATTTGTGATGAGCCAACCACGGCACTTGACGTTACAATTCAGCAACAAATCTTAAACTTAATCAAAGAAATTAAAACCGAACGGGACTTGTCTGTTATCTTTATTACCCATGACCTTGGTGTAGTGGCGAATATGGCGAGCCGTGTTGCGGTAATGTACGCTGGTAAAATTGTGGAATATGGAACATCTGAAGAGATCTTCTATAACCCACAACACCCTTATACATGGGCATTATTATCCAGTGTACCGGACCTGGATACAACCGATCGTTTGATCTCTATTCCAGGAACACCTCCGGATATGTTATTCCCACCAGTTGGGGATGCATTTGCGGATCGAAATCACTATGCACTGAAAATTGATTTTCTCGAACAACCCCCATACTTTAAAGTAAGCGATACCCACTACGCAGCAACATGGTTGCTCCACCCGGATGCACCAAAAGTTGAAATGCCAAAAGTGATTCGCGAACGGGTTGCGAAATACAATCAACGTGTTGGAAAAAAAGAGGTGAGTAAATAA
- a CDS encoding ABC transporter substrate-binding protein has translation MKKVLTLLVAALFVFTLSACDEEALLDLQNSIGDLETQLDASDVSIADLETANAALQDDITALEAALAEANTANADLDQELSDLSDSLDSVQTSFAETVAALQTQLETTTTTFTESLNAVAAELGASLDDANALIASLQAELDASNAQIDDLLAQLAVYEIPLIVGRDYYEQNIYEELDHSLTAFDLQEGDITDRLVMTSPGSFDEVGTYTVTFEVTDSDGNTADYEVTVLVGVDDFFPANYLSGVDLGKLDTENKGRVFAALERYLLENVYGGVPLYTGASRVMYSDRTTLYSPQYNGVMGFGTAFSDFTLDDSNVFMYEDVYGNVDEYTWRASYRTDPVGLNPWVIDDASTSDFIDLFSGSLYTFYFDASKTGYEINGDFATGDPIAVDPEVINGRTYATTWQIPLRNDLVWTYHPDFDASVLPAGHEVLDANDYLWTWQYALDNDWFRAIAGGGDFITNGVKNAAEYVAETKTWDEVGLKAVDDYTIELEFTSSKSMFDVKYSLVNNWQPINQELFEYLPADGAGSYGTSPETVANNGVYVFEEWTSGQFLFFSKNPDHPHADMYNYTGQQFRYIETDEQRFEEFLAGRLESSSVPSARVTEFATDPRVKTAPAATTWRLMINGFGTEAVRDQYIADHPGSGIADDYVPEPILQYLEMRKALYYGFDRYEAAVNVVKTYLPAFTYFASTYFLDAEGGISVRGTEEGAAILDDFGGGTYGYSPDAAVAYFESAVARGIADGFYTAGTPEAYTVISLDLYYASSGNTGAQNMVAELKQQYESLLVDDANYVRVVINVNDVEFPNNYYDYMMVAAMDLGIGGISGGLLDAPGFLDVFQDDNISGFTLNWGIDTHSVNIPVTYVNLDGDTVFELWSYNALVQALNNKKYVRDGVLQSVFDSKDELIDAYLDMAGTSRDSAMDGANVALYILGDTMENLAADAGVDAVTATIIVTADGGNILYVVQEDDGGFELYGDGEYALFTDAEAAIKAHSGYPLGSVDGQLVDDAAIAGNAYLSGLGYSTLQEIADDTGAPIDYMEVYAVTWAGNYTGSDAYVVLHIGDYFVGWAWL, from the coding sequence ATGAAGAAGGTTTTAACCTTACTAGTTGCTGCTTTATTCGTGTTTACGTTAAGTGCATGTGATGAAGAAGCATTACTAGATTTACAGAATTCAATTGGTGACTTAGAGACTCAATTGGATGCAAGTGATGTAAGTATCGCTGACTTGGAAACTGCAAATGCAGCATTACAAGATGATATTACTGCACTTGAAGCAGCGTTGGCTGAAGCGAATACTGCAAATGCTGATTTAGACCAAGAGTTATCTGATTTATCAGACTCGTTAGATTCAGTTCAAACCAGCTTTGCTGAAACTGTTGCAGCACTGCAAACTCAATTGGAAACTACTACTACAACATTTACAGAATCATTGAATGCTGTAGCAGCAGAATTAGGGGCATCATTAGATGATGCAAATGCATTGATTGCAAGCTTACAAGCTGAATTGGATGCGTCTAATGCTCAAATTGATGATTTATTAGCTCAACTTGCTGTTTATGAAATTCCGCTAATTGTTGGTCGGGATTATTATGAGCAAAACATTTATGAAGAGCTAGACCACAGTTTAACTGCATTTGACTTACAAGAAGGAGACATTACCGATCGATTAGTAATGACTTCACCTGGTTCATTTGATGAAGTAGGTACTTATACAGTTACATTCGAGGTTACTGACTCAGATGGTAATACAGCTGATTATGAAGTAACCGTATTGGTTGGTGTTGATGATTTCTTCCCAGCAAATTATTTAAGTGGTGTTGATTTAGGTAAATTAGATACTGAAAACAAAGGCCGCGTATTTGCTGCATTGGAAAGATATTTACTTGAAAATGTTTATGGTGGAGTTCCACTATATACAGGTGCTAGCCGTGTAATGTATTCTGACCGTACTACCTTATATTCTCCACAATATAATGGAGTTATGGGATTTGGTACCGCATTCTCAGACTTTACCTTAGATGACTCGAATGTATTCATGTACGAAGACGTTTATGGTAATGTCGATGAATATACTTGGCGTGCGTCATACCGTACAGATCCTGTTGGATTAAACCCATGGGTTATTGATGATGCTTCTACATCAGACTTCATCGATTTATTCTCAGGAAGTTTATACACATTCTATTTTGATGCATCAAAAACAGGATATGAAATTAATGGTGACTTCGCTACTGGCGACCCAATCGCTGTTGATCCTGAAGTAATCAATGGACGTACCTATGCTACAACATGGCAAATTCCATTAAGAAATGACTTAGTATGGACATATCATCCTGACTTCGACGCGTCTGTATTACCTGCAGGACATGAAGTCTTAGATGCAAATGATTATCTATGGACATGGCAATATGCATTAGATAATGACTGGTTCCGCGCAATTGCTGGTGGAGGAGACTTTATTACCAATGGTGTTAAAAATGCAGCAGAATATGTTGCTGAAACAAAAACATGGGATGAAGTAGGATTAAAAGCCGTAGATGATTATACTATCGAGTTAGAATTTACATCTTCAAAATCTATGTTTGATGTAAAATATAGCTTAGTAAACAACTGGCAACCAATCAACCAAGAATTATTTGAATATTTACCTGCTGATGGTGCTGGATCTTATGGTACTTCACCTGAAACCGTTGCCAACAATGGTGTATATGTATTTGAAGAGTGGACTAGTGGACAATTCTTGTTCTTCTCGAAAAATCCAGATCATCCACATGCAGATATGTATAACTACACAGGACAACAATTCCGTTACATCGAAACAGATGAACAACGCTTTGAAGAATTCTTAGCTGGACGCTTAGAAAGTTCAAGTGTACCATCTGCTCGCGTTACTGAATTTGCTACTGACCCACGTGTCAAAACTGCGCCTGCTGCAACAACTTGGCGTCTAATGATTAATGGATTCGGTACTGAAGCAGTTCGCGATCAATATATCGCTGACCATCCAGGTAGTGGTATTGCGGATGATTATGTACCAGAACCAATCCTTCAATACTTAGAAATGCGTAAAGCATTGTATTATGGATTCGACCGTTACGAAGCTGCTGTTAATGTTGTTAAAACATACTTACCAGCATTCACATATTTCGCATCTACATATTTCTTAGATGCTGAAGGTGGAATCTCTGTACGTGGTACGGAAGAAGGAGCTGCAATTCTTGATGACTTTGGTGGAGGAACTTATGGTTACTCACCAGATGCTGCTGTAGCATACTTTGAAAGTGCTGTTGCTCGTGGTATTGCGGATGGATTCTACACCGCAGGTACTCCTGAAGCTTATACTGTTATTTCGTTAGATTTATACTATGCTTCAAGTGGTAACACAGGTGCTCAAAACATGGTTGCTGAATTGAAACAACAATACGAATCATTATTAGTAGATGATGCTAACTATGTACGCGTTGTAATCAATGTAAACGATGTTGAGTTCCCAAATAACTATTATGATTACATGATGGTTGCTGCTATGGACCTTGGTATTGGTGGTATTAGTGGTGGATTACTTGATGCACCTGGATTCTTAGATGTATTCCAAGATGACAACATTTCTGGATTTACACTAAACTGGGGTATCGATACACACAGTGTTAACATTCCTGTTACCTATGTAAATCTTGATGGTGATACCGTATTTGAATTATGGTCCTACAACGCATTAGTTCAAGCATTGAATAACAAAAAATATGTACGAGATGGTGTACTACAATCTGTCTTTGATTCAAAAGATGAATTGATTGATGCATATCTTGATATGGCTGGAACTTCACGTGATTCCGCTATGGATGGAGCTAACGTTGCTCTATACATCCTTGGAGACACAATGGAAAATCTAGCTGCTGATGCAGGAGTAGATGCTGTTACTGCAACAATTATTGTTACAGCTGATGGTGGAAACATCTTGTATGTTGTTCAAGAAGATGATGGTGGATTCGAATTATATGGTGATGGTGAATATGCACTATTTACCGATGCTGAAGCTGCAATTAAAGCTCATTCTGGATACCCATTAGGAAGTGTTGATGGACAATTAGTTGATGATGCTGCTATTGCTGGAAATGCATACCTAAGTGGTTTAGGATATAGCACATTACAAGAAATCGCTGATGACACTGGTGCTCCAATTGATTATATGGAAGTATATGCTGTAACATGGGCTGGTAACTATACTGGATCCGATGCATATGTTGTACTCCATATTGGAGATTACTTCGTTGGATGGGCTTGGTTATAA